A section of the Alkalicoccobacillus plakortidis genome encodes:
- a CDS encoding sigma-70 family RNA polymerase sigma factor, producing the protein MHTIDDVKRAISGDKQAFETLLFSVEETLYYTALSYVKNKDDALDAIQEAVCQAYLSIHQLKHPEYFSTWLTKILIRECYKIVKKKQRMIPFDEKELLKRVDYKTVPTQSTQTLKELVYQLEEPYQSVLILFYYHDLPIKQISETMNIPVNTVKTHLRRGKKQLKKQLERSEYFEKII; encoded by the coding sequence ATGCATACAATCGATGATGTGAAACGAGCAATTTCAGGAGATAAGCAAGCATTTGAGACGCTTCTTTTCTCTGTAGAAGAGACATTGTATTACACCGCACTTTCCTATGTGAAAAATAAAGATGATGCCCTGGATGCTATACAGGAAGCGGTTTGCCAAGCATACCTTTCTATCCATCAGCTTAAACACCCTGAATATTTTTCAACATGGCTGACAAAAATTCTAATTCGCGAATGCTACAAAATAGTAAAGAAAAAACAACGCATGATTCCTTTTGATGAAAAGGAGCTTTTAAAACGTGTAGACTATAAAACGGTTCCTACCCAATCAACTCAAACATTAAAAGAGCTTGTTTATCAGCTTGAAGAACCTTACCAATCTGTTCTTATTCTTTTTTATTATCATGATTTACCAATTAAACAAATCTCTGAAACGATGAATATACCAGTGAATACGGTAAAAACACATTTGAGACGTGGAAAAAAACAATTAAAAAAGCAGCTGGAGAGGAGTGAATATTTTGAGAAAATCATCTGA